From one Gemmobacter sp. genomic stretch:
- a CDS encoding thioesterase family protein, giving the protein MPAACVIGCNGIGAGWAARFALNGWDVAVVDPDPAAAPDATLARARRWYPALPNGPLPAEGTLRRAADLAAAATGAELVLVCRPDPSGAPTLAQLRAVAPQALLCHVGPAPAGFDATVTATDLPWLLPLAMVAGDGAAADRLCDALTALGMAPVLAGPAGTCRAGWNPARPPLTMASVQALGPGLLAACGDLPDPDRDAALTGLLRSLKDRNLGAGRILTALDARRAASNLTDPGDLVRLQVLPAWIDYNGHMTESRYLFACSETTDALLLRIGVGPDYVASGFSYYTAETHIRHLGETKVGDWLTGSVRVLMADARRLHLFVTLRRGDQVVATLEQMLLHVDMAANRACPAPPQVLDRLLEIARAHATLPPPEGAGRRVGERRAPG; this is encoded by the coding sequence ATGCCGGCAGCCTGCGTCATCGGGTGCAACGGGATCGGTGCGGGCTGGGCGGCGCGATTCGCGCTGAATGGCTGGGATGTGGCGGTGGTCGACCCCGACCCTGCCGCTGCGCCGGATGCCACCCTGGCCCGTGCCCGCCGCTGGTATCCAGCCTTGCCGAACGGTCCCCTGCCGGCCGAAGGCACCCTGCGCCGTGCCGCCGATCTGGCGGCCGCTGCCACCGGGGCGGAACTGGTGCTGGTTTGCCGGCCGGACCCGAGCGGGGCGCCAACACTTGCACAACTGCGCGCCGTGGCGCCGCAGGCGCTGCTGTGCCACGTCGGCCCGGCGCCGGCGGGATTTGACGCAACGGTCACCGCAACCGATCTGCCCTGGCTGCTGCCGCTTGCCATGGTGGCAGGCGATGGCGCGGCGGCCGACCGGCTGTGCGATGCCCTGACGGCGCTTGGCATGGCGCCGGTGCTGGCCGGCCCCGCAGGCACCTGCCGCGCGGGCTGGAATCCGGCCCGCCCGCCCCTGACGATGGCCAGCGTGCAGGCGCTTGGCCCCGGCCTGCTGGCCGCCTGCGGCGACCTGCCGGACCCCGACCGCGACGCCGCCCTGACCGGCCTCTTGCGCAGCCTCAAGGACCGCAACCTGGGCGCCGGCCGCATCCTGACCGCGCTGGATGCCCGCCGCGCCGCCAGCAACCTGACCGACCCGGGCGATCTGGTGCGCCTGCAAGTGCTGCCGGCCTGGATCGATTACAACGGCCACATGACCGAAAGCCGCTATCTGTTCGCCTGTTCCGAAACCACCGATGCGCTGCTGCTGCGGATCGGGGTGGGGCCAGACTATGTGGCATCGGGTTTCAGCTACTATACCGCCGAAACCCATATCCGGCATCTGGGGGAAACCAAGGTCGGCGACTGGCTGACCGGATCGGTGCGGGTGCTGATGGCCGATGCCAGGCGGCTGCACCTGTTCGTCACGCTCAGGCGCGGCGATCAGGTCGTGGCGACGCTGGAACAGATGCTGCTGCATGTCGACATGGCCGCCAACCGCGCCTGCCCGGCCCCGCCGCAGGTGCTGGACCGCCTGCTGGAGATCGCCCGGGCCCATGCCACCCTGCCACCTCCCGAAGGTGCCGGCCGCCGGGTTGGCGAACGGCGCGCGCCAGGTTGA
- a CDS encoding ABC transporter ATP-binding protein, with product MIEFESVSKSFWTGKSRKVILDRASFRVELGNSLGILAPNGTGKTTLINMMAGLEKPDEGKITRTSRISFPLGFMGGVVNRHTATENSRYIARLYGLDPDYVEAFCRWLCDIAEYFDMPVGTYSQGMRARFSFALMLAMEFDIYLIDEGMPSTTDVNFNRKAGSILRDRLKSATVVIVSHQAQTLEKFCRSAGVLKNGQLYMFDTLEEAKRLYDYHA from the coding sequence ATGATCGAGTTCGAATCCGTCTCCAAAAGTTTCTGGACGGGAAAATCCCGCAAAGTGATCCTGGACCGCGCGTCGTTCCGGGTGGAACTGGGCAATTCGCTGGGGATCCTGGCGCCGAACGGCACCGGCAAGACCACGCTGATCAACATGATGGCGGGCCTGGAAAAACCCGACGAAGGCAAGATCACCCGCACCAGCCGCATCAGCTTTCCGCTGGGTTTCATGGGGGGCGTGGTCAACCGGCATACGGCCACGGAAAATTCCCGCTACATCGCGCGGCTTTATGGCCTCGATCCCGATTATGTCGAGGCGTTCTGCCGCTGGCTGTGCGACATTGCGGAATATTTCGACATGCCGGTCGGCACCTACAGCCAGGGCATGCGGGCGCGGTTTTCCTTTGCCCTGATGCTGGCGATGGAATTCGACATCTACCTGATCGACGAAGGCATGCCCTCGACCACCGACGTGAATTTCAACCGCAAGGCGGGGTCGATCCTGCGCGACCGGCTGAAAAGCGCGACGGTGGTCATCGTATCGCATCAGGCGCAGACGCTGGAAAAGTTCTGCCGTTCGGCCGGTGTGCTGAAGAACGGGCAGTTGTACATGTTCGACACTCTGGAAGAGGCGAAGCGGCTTTATGACTACCATGCCTAA
- a CDS encoding DUF2312 domain-containing protein, whose product MSNPTDAYAVTADELRQFIERAEQLAAEKKDIAEQEKELFAEAKGRGYDTKVMKKVIALRKRKPDDIAEEDAILDMYKSALGMG is encoded by the coding sequence ATGAGCAACCCGACCGATGCCTATGCCGTCACCGCCGACGAGCTGCGCCAGTTCATCGAACGTGCCGAACAGCTGGCGGCCGAGAAAAAGGACATCGCCGAACAGGAAAAGGAACTGTTCGCCGAGGCCAAGGGGCGTGGCTATGACACCAAGGTGATGAAAAAGGTCATCGCCCTGCGCAAGCGCAAACCCGATGACATTGCCGAGGAAGACGCCATCCTCGACATGTACAAATCCGCGCTGGGCATGGGCTGA
- a CDS encoding SseB family protein: MTLLDTAHAAMLADPDDDAARLRYYRTLADAELFLLLTDEAEGSTLSPRVFPLEDGPVVLAFDTEERMADFTGVAVPYAALPGRVIVAQLAGQGMGVGLNLGSPDTAWLMGPHAVDWLAGVLDHAPSEARGRPLAVHAPGVLEPELAEALAVAVSGAGGLAAAAVLVKAGWSDGTRGLLLAWLGAAEGAEAALARALTEALAFSGLDQAAVDMVFLAPDDPAARQILSLGQPLDLPPPPPAPPERAPPAPPGSDPTRPPRLR, from the coding sequence ATGACCCTGCTCGACACCGCCCATGCGGCCATGCTGGCCGACCCCGATGACGATGCGGCGCGGCTGCGCTATTACCGCACGCTGGCCGATGCGGAACTGTTCCTGCTGCTGACCGACGAGGCCGAGGGCAGCACCCTGTCCCCCCGCGTCTTTCCGCTGGAGGACGGGCCGGTCGTGCTGGCCTTCGATACCGAGGAACGGATGGCCGATTTCACCGGCGTGGCGGTGCCCTATGCCGCACTGCCGGGGCGGGTGATCGTGGCGCAGCTGGCCGGGCAGGGCATGGGGGTGGGGCTGAACCTCGGTTCGCCCGATACGGCCTGGCTGATGGGCCCCCATGCGGTGGACTGGCTGGCCGGCGTGCTGGACCATGCCCCGTCCGAGGCGCGCGGTCGCCCCCTGGCGGTGCATGCGCCGGGGGTGCTGGAACCGGAACTGGCCGAGGCGCTGGCCGTGGCCGTGTCGGGCGCCGGCGGGCTGGCGGCGGCGGCGGTGCTGGTCAAGGCAGGCTGGTCCGACGGGACGCGCGGCTTGCTGCTGGCCTGGCTGGGGGCTGCCGAAGGGGCCGAGGCCGCGCTGGCCCGCGCCCTGACCGAGGCGCTGGCGTTTTCCGGGCTGGATCAGGCTGCGGTGGACATGGTGTTCCTGGCCCCCGACGATCCGGCCGCGCGCCAGATCCTGTCGCTGGGCCAGCCGCTGGATCTGCCCCCGCCGCCTCCCGCGCCCCCCGAACGCGCCCCGCCGGCGCCCCCCGGCAGCGACCCCACCCGCCCGCCGCGCCTGCGCTAG
- the hemC gene encoding hydroxymethylbilane synthase, producing the protein MTQTLPTPAQPLRIGTRGSPLALAQAHETRDRLMAAHGLPDAAFQIVVIKVTGDRIQDRSLREAGGKGLFTREIEDALLDGSIDLAVHSTKDMPTLQPDGLVLDCFLPREDVRDAFLSDLAEGLADLPPGAVVGSSSLRRRAQLIHRRPDLQVVEFRGNVQTRLQKLRDGVAVATFLAMAGLNRLGLAHLARSAIAPDDMLPAVGQGAIGIERRAADGRVAALLAPIHHAETGQRLAAERAMLRVLDGSCQTPIAGLATVADGRITLRGEILRPDGSEAILHGASASLADAVALGEDLARHLLAAAPAGFFDWKD; encoded by the coding sequence ATGACGCAAACCCTGCCCACCCCCGCCCAACCGCTCCGCATCGGCACCCGCGGCTCGCCGCTGGCGCTGGCGCAGGCGCATGAAACCCGTGACCGGCTGATGGCGGCGCACGGCCTGCCCGATGCCGCCTTTCAGATCGTGGTGATCAAAGTCACCGGCGACCGCATCCAGGACCGTTCGCTGCGCGAGGCCGGCGGCAAGGGCCTGTTCACCCGCGAGATCGAGGATGCGCTGCTGGACGGCAGCATCGACCTTGCGGTGCATTCGACCAAGGACATGCCCACGCTGCAACCGGACGGGCTGGTGCTGGACTGCTTCCTGCCGCGCGAGGATGTGCGCGATGCCTTCCTGTCGGATCTGGCGGAGGGGCTGGCCGACCTGCCCCCGGGGGCGGTGGTGGGATCGTCGTCCTTGCGCCGGCGGGCCCAGCTGATCCACCGGCGCCCGGATTTGCAGGTGGTCGAATTCCGCGGCAACGTGCAGACCCGGTTGCAGAAACTGCGCGATGGCGTGGCGGTGGCGACCTTTCTGGCCATGGCCGGGCTGAACCGGCTGGGGCTGGCGCATCTGGCACGCTCGGCCATCGCACCCGACGACATGCTGCCCGCCGTCGGCCAGGGCGCCATCGGGATCGAGCGGCGGGCCGCCGATGGCCGGGTGGCCGCGCTGCTGGCGCCGATCCACCATGCCGAAACCGGCCAGCGCCTGGCCGCCGAACGCGCCATGTTGCGGGTGCTGGACGGATCGTGCCAGACCCCCATCGCGGGGCTTGCCACCGTGGCCGATGGCCGGATCACCCTGCGGGGCGAGATCCTGCGGCCCGATGGCTCCGAAGCCATCCTGCATGGCGCCTCGGCCAGCCTGGCCGATGCGGTTGCGCTTGGCGAGGATCTGGCCCGCCACCTGCTGGCCGCAGCGCCGGCAGGCTTTTTCGACTGGAAGGACTGA
- a CDS encoding 3-hydroxyacyl-CoA dehydrogenase NAD-binding domain-containing protein produces MAEAVRLEREGEVAVLVIDSPPVNALGLAVRAGLADGLAAAVADDGVKAIVIRADGRTFPAGADISEFGKPPVDPWLPEVCNRIEASPKPVVAALHGTALGGGFEVALSAHWRIALASAKVGLPEVTLGILPGAGGTQRTPRLIGAEQALDMMISGKPVSAARALAMGLLDEVVEDDLPGAALALARRLIAEGAAPRPTRDRRDGMRDAVAYEGAVAAARKAQATNRLPGPRRIVDCVEAALLLPFDQGLKFEREAFQELVASPEAAGLRHAFFSERRAAKMPEAKVAARPLTHIAVVGGGLMGAGIAYACLSAGYRVSLMDRDREGLARGLERIAKLQEGAVEKGRMSPAQREADWARLSGVMDMAQLAEADLAIEAVFEDFDVKADVLRGLDAVLKPGAVLATNTSYLDVDALAAVTSRPGDVVGLHFFSPAHVMRLLEIVVGKATVPDAVATGLALAKKLGKVAVRSGVCDGFIGNRILTAYRQVAEYLIEDGATPAQVDRAMRAFGMPLGPFEVSDMAGLQIAWARRKRLAATRDPAKRYVAVADRLCEAGRFGQSTGKGWYRYEGRKAVEDPEVTAIIAAERAAKGITAQSFTDAEIATRLMVAMANEGAKILAEGIALRPSDIDVVKLFGYGFPRWEGGPMHWADGFGILQLKNAVQDYATQAPDFWQPAPNLDAMIVNGTRFADLNEG; encoded by the coding sequence ATGGCGGAAGCAGTGCGTCTGGAACGCGAGGGCGAGGTTGCGGTGCTGGTGATCGACAGCCCGCCCGTGAACGCGCTGGGGCTGGCGGTGCGGGCCGGGCTGGCCGACGGGCTGGCGGCGGCGGTGGCCGATGATGGCGTCAAGGCCATCGTGATCCGGGCCGATGGGCGCACCTTTCCGGCCGGCGCCGACATTTCCGAATTCGGCAAGCCCCCGGTCGATCCCTGGCTGCCCGAGGTCTGCAACCGCATCGAGGCCAGCCCCAAGCCGGTCGTCGCCGCGCTGCACGGCACCGCCCTTGGCGGCGGGTTCGAGGTGGCGCTGTCGGCGCATTGGCGCATCGCGCTGGCCTCGGCCAAGGTGGGCCTGCCCGAAGTGACGCTGGGTATCCTGCCCGGCGCCGGCGGCACCCAGCGCACCCCGCGGCTGATCGGCGCCGAACAGGCGCTGGACATGATGATTTCCGGCAAGCCGGTCTCGGCCGCCAGGGCGTTGGCCATGGGCCTGCTGGACGAGGTGGTCGAGGATGATCTGCCGGGCGCCGCCCTGGCGCTGGCCCGCCGTCTGATCGCCGAAGGCGCCGCCCCGCGCCCCACCCGCGACCGCCGCGACGGCATGCGCGATGCCGTGGCCTACGAAGGCGCGGTGGCCGCCGCCCGCAAGGCGCAGGCAACGAACCGCCTGCCCGGGCCACGCCGCATTGTCGATTGCGTCGAGGCGGCGCTGCTCCTGCCCTTTGACCAGGGCCTGAAGTTCGAACGCGAGGCGTTCCAGGAACTCGTCGCCTCGCCCGAGGCGGCGGGCCTGCGCCATGCCTTCTTCTCGGAACGCCGCGCCGCCAAGATGCCCGAGGCCAAGGTGGCCGCCCGCCCCCTGACCCATATCGCCGTGGTCGGTGGCGGGTTGATGGGCGCGGGCATCGCCTATGCCTGCCTCTCGGCCGGCTACCGCGTCTCGCTGATGGACCGCGACCGCGAAGGGCTGGCCCGCGGGCTGGAGCGTATCGCCAAGTTGCAGGAAGGCGCGGTGGAAAAGGGCCGCATGTCGCCTGCACAGCGCGAGGCCGACTGGGCGCGGCTGTCGGGCGTCATGGACATGGCGCAACTGGCCGAGGCCGATCTGGCCATCGAAGCGGTGTTCGAGGATTTCGACGTCAAGGCCGATGTGCTGCGCGGTCTTGATGCGGTGCTGAAGCCCGGCGCGGTGCTGGCCACCAACACCTCGTATCTGGATGTCGATGCGCTGGCCGCCGTCACCTCGCGGCCCGGGGATGTGGTGGGGCTGCACTTCTTCTCGCCCGCCCATGTGATGCGGCTGCTGGAAATCGTGGTGGGCAAGGCGACGGTCCCCGATGCGGTGGCCACGGGGCTGGCGCTGGCGAAAAAGCTGGGCAAGGTCGCGGTGCGGTCCGGCGTCTGCGACGGGTTCATCGGCAACCGCATCCTGACCGCCTATCGTCAGGTCGCCGAATACCTGATCGAAGATGGCGCGACGCCGGCCCAGGTCGACCGCGCGATGCGCGCCTTCGGCATGCCGCTGGGGCCGTTCGAGGTATCGGACATGGCGGGCCTGCAAATCGCCTGGGCGCGGCGCAAGCGGCTGGCCGCCACCCGCGATCCGGCGAAACGCTATGTCGCCGTCGCCGACCGGCTGTGCGAGGCGGGGCGCTTTGGCCAGTCGACCGGCAAGGGCTGGTATCGCTATGAAGGCCGCAAGGCGGTCGAAGACCCCGAAGTGACCGCGATCATCGCGGCCGAGCGCGCGGCCAAGGGCATCACCGCCCAGAGCTTCACCGATGCCGAGATTGCGACCCGCCTGATGGTCGCCATGGCGAACGAAGGCGCCAAGATCCTTGCCGAAGGCATCGCGCTGCGTCCGTCCGACATCGACGTGGTGAAGCTGTTCGGCTACGGCTTCCCGCGCTGGGAAGGCGGGCCGATGCACTGGGCCGATGGCTTTGGCATCCTGCAATTGAAGAATGCGGTGCAGGACTATGCCACGCAGGCGCCGGATTTCTGGCAGCCGGCGCCCAATCTCGATGCGATGATCGTGAACGGAACCCGCTTTGCCGACCTGAACGAGGGGTGA
- a CDS encoding aspartate-semialdehyde dehydrogenase encodes MGYKVVVVGATGNVGKEMLNILAEREFPVDEIAALASRKSLGTEVSFGDRTLKTQDLDTFDFTGWDIALFAIGSDATKVYAPKAAATGCVVIDNSSLYRYDPDVPLIVPEVNADAVVGYTRKNIIANPNCSTAQMVVALKPLHDRARIKRVVVATYQSVSGTGKEAMDELWNQTKGLFVPGQEVAPSVYPKQIAFNVIPHIDVFLDSGETKEEWKMVAETKKILDPSIKVTATCVRVPVFVGHSEAINIEFEDHLDWEEATDILREAPGVLVVDKREAGGYITPIECVGEYATYISRIRQDSTIDNGLNLWCVSDNLRKGAALNAVQIAEVLGQRCLKKG; translated from the coding sequence ATGGGCTACAAGGTCGTTGTCGTGGGCGCTACCGGGAATGTCGGCAAGGAAATGCTGAACATCCTGGCAGAGCGTGAATTCCCCGTGGACGAAATCGCGGCGCTGGCGTCGCGCAAGTCGCTGGGAACCGAAGTCAGCTTCGGCGACCGAACTTTGAAGACCCAGGATCTGGACACCTTCGATTTCACCGGCTGGGACATCGCGCTGTTCGCCATCGGCTCGGACGCGACGAAAGTCTATGCGCCCAAGGCGGCGGCCACCGGCTGCGTCGTCATCGACAACTCGTCGCTTTACCGCTACGACCCGGATGTGCCGCTGATCGTGCCGGAAGTGAACGCCGATGCGGTGGTCGGCTATACCAGGAAGAACATCATCGCCAACCCCAACTGCTCGACCGCGCAGATGGTGGTGGCGCTGAAGCCGCTGCACGACCGCGCCCGCATCAAGCGCGTGGTGGTGGCGACCTACCAGTCGGTCTCGGGCACCGGCAAGGAAGCCATGGACGAGCTGTGGAACCAGACCAAGGGCCTGTTCGTCCCCGGTCAGGAAGTCGCGCCGTCGGTCTACCCCAAGCAGATCGCCTTCAACGTGATCCCGCATATCGACGTGTTCCTGGACTCGGGCGAGACCAAGGAAGAATGGAAGATGGTCGCGGAAACCAAGAAGATCCTCGATCCCTCGATCAAGGTCACCGCAACCTGCGTCCGCGTTCCGGTGTTCGTCGGCCATTCCGAGGCCATCAACATCGAATTCGAGGACCATCTGGACTGGGAAGAGGCCACCGACATCCTGCGCGAGGCGCCGGGCGTGCTGGTCGTGGATAAACGCGAGGCCGGCGGCTACATCACGCCGATCGAATGCGTCGGCGAATATGCCACCTACATCAGCCGGATCCGTCAGGACAGCACCATCGACAACGGTCTGAACCTGTGGTGCGTGTCGGACAACCTGCGCAAGGGCGCGGCGCTGAACGCGGTGCAGATCGCCGAAGTGCTGGGCCAGCGCTGCCTGAAAAAGGGCTGA
- the hemE gene encoding uroporphyrinogen decarboxylase, whose protein sequence is MTDKTILRALRGETLAVPPVWLMRQAGRYLPEYRATRAKAGDFLTLCYTPDLAAEVTLQPIRRYGFDAAILFADILLIGQALGAKLWFAEGEGPRMSTITDAAGVAALRPTEAIHEVLAPVYETVRILARELPAETTLIGFAGSPWTVATYMIAGRGKEEQAGAHAFKAADRAAFSALIDRIAEATVEYLSAQIVAGAEVVKLFDSWAGSLKGQDFVDFSVKPAARIIAALKARHPGVPVIAFPREAGQGYVGFARATGADCVAVDNSVSADWAAMHVQRDGCVQGNLDPRHMVTGGPDLVAETRRIVQAFRKGPHIFNLGHGITPDADPDNVHRLLEAIRG, encoded by the coding sequence ATGACCGACAAGACCATCCTGCGCGCCTTGCGGGGCGAAACGCTGGCCGTGCCGCCGGTCTGGCTGATGCGGCAGGCGGGGCGCTATCTGCCGGAATACCGCGCGACGCGGGCGAAGGCGGGCGATTTCCTGACGCTGTGCTATACCCCCGATCTGGCGGCCGAGGTCACGTTGCAGCCGATCCGGCGCTATGGCTTTGACGCGGCGATCCTGTTCGCCGACATCCTGCTGATCGGCCAGGCGCTGGGGGCCAAGCTGTGGTTCGCCGAAGGCGAAGGGCCGCGCATGTCCACCATCACCGATGCCGCCGGTGTCGCCGCCCTGCGACCGACCGAGGCCATCCACGAGGTGCTGGCCCCGGTCTATGAAACCGTCCGCATCCTGGCGCGCGAATTGCCGGCCGAAACCACGCTGATCGGCTTTGCCGGATCGCCCTGGACGGTTGCCACCTACATGATCGCCGGGCGCGGCAAGGAGGAACAGGCCGGCGCCCATGCCTTCAAGGCCGCCGACCGGGCGGCGTTTTCGGCGCTGATCGACCGGATCGCCGAGGCGACGGTGGAATACCTGTCCGCCCAGATCGTGGCCGGGGCCGAGGTGGTCAAGCTGTTCGACAGCTGGGCCGGCAGCCTGAAGGGGCAGGATTTCGTGGATTTCTCGGTCAAGCCGGCGGCGCGCATCATTGCGGCGCTGAAGGCGCGGCATCCAGGTGTCCCCGTCATCGCTTTCCCGCGCGAGGCGGGGCAGGGGTATGTCGGGTTCGCCCGCGCCACCGGGGCGGATTGCGTGGCGGTGGACAATTCGGTCAGTGCCGACTGGGCGGCGATGCATGTGCAGCGCGATGGCTGCGTGCAGGGCAATCTGGACCCGCGCCACATGGTGACCGGCGGGCCCGACCTGGTGGCCGAGACGCGGCGCATCGTGCAGGCGTTCCGCAAGGGTCCGCATATCTTCAACCTGGGCCATGGCATCACCCCCGATGCCGACCCCGACAACGTGCATCGCCTGCTGGAGGCGATCCGGGGCTGA
- a CDS encoding TraR/DksA family transcriptional regulator: protein MTTIADRKSGLEARLADLKARLVKIDQELDSHQSKDWEDLATERETDEVLEGMGTSGLHEIRQIEAALQRIDQGEYGWCMTCGAEIAPERLDTLPHTPFCRNCAP from the coding sequence ATGACCACGATTGCCGACCGCAAGTCCGGGCTGGAGGCCCGCTTGGCCGATCTGAAGGCGCGGCTGGTCAAGATCGACCAGGAACTCGATTCCCACCAGTCGAAGGACTGGGAGGATCTGGCGACCGAACGCGAAACCGACGAGGTACTGGAAGGCATGGGCACCTCGGGACTGCACGAGATCCGCCAGATCGAAGCCGCGCTGCAACGGATCGACCAGGGCGAATATGGCTGGTGCATGACCTGCGGGGCGGAAATCGCGCCCGAACGTCTGGATACGCTGCCGCACACGCCGTTCTGCCGCAACTGCGCGCCCTAG
- a CDS encoding capsule biosynthesis protein, with protein sequence MTTMPKATRFRIHLPVARPAPAPPASSRLRQPADPADLLEPQDDGFGPDIFPTASPAPVSGATPAQDMAPDAEIDAIRREGLTGRQLRLARRMAEKHQIPATSDFDAVRQLRRAGLDPFGRSSVLDMVTSAGNMDGGGGETGGSRALAPVPQDPQLPRTISPAQLPSPEVRAERSHASDIERIQRDIGRRRRRKMLLLWARLTIFVGLPTLIAAFYYAVLATPMYATRSEFVIQQAESPAASGLGGLFSGTQFATSQDSIAVQGYLQSRDAMLRLDQAVGFRRHFADPSVDALQRLEDPKSIEAAYKIYKKNVLISYDQTEGIIKLEVSAPSPDLSAAWSRELIKYAEEQVNHLSERLRTDQMSGARDSYDDAEAKLLASQRRVLELQEANKVLSSEVEITLLSSQITTLETQLTQERLALAQMLSNPNPNRARVEPVQRRIATLEDEIANLRGRLTQDGAGGRSLAKVQSELLVAQADVQTRQMLLTQAAQQLEIARIEANRQQRYLSLAVAPVAPDVASYPRAFENTTVALLIFAGIYLMIALTASILREQVSN encoded by the coding sequence ATGACTACCATGCCTAAGGCCACCCGGTTCCGCATTCACCTGCCGGTGGCCAGACCCGCGCCGGCCCCGCCGGCCAGTTCCCGGTTGCGCCAGCCGGCCGATCCGGCCGATCTGCTGGAACCGCAGGATGACGGCTTCGGCCCCGACATCTTTCCCACCGCCAGCCCCGCCCCTGTCTCCGGGGCGACGCCGGCGCAGGACATGGCGCCGGATGCCGAAATCGACGCGATCCGCCGCGAGGGGCTGACGGGTCGGCAATTGCGGCTGGCCCGGCGGATGGCGGAAAAGCACCAGATCCCCGCCACATCGGATTTCGACGCGGTGCGCCAGCTGCGGCGCGCGGGGCTGGATCCGTTCGGCCGCTCCAGCGTGCTGGACATGGTGACGTCGGCAGGCAACATGGACGGCGGCGGGGGCGAAACCGGCGGATCGCGGGCGCTGGCGCCGGTACCGCAGGATCCGCAGCTGCCGCGCACCATCAGCCCGGCGCAACTGCCCTCGCCCGAGGTGCGGGCCGAACGCAGCCATGCCAGCGATATCGAACGCATCCAGCGCGACATCGGCCGCCGCCGCCGGCGCAAGATGCTGCTGCTATGGGCGCGGCTGACAATCTTTGTCGGCCTGCCCACGCTGATTGCCGCGTTCTATTACGCGGTGCTGGCAACGCCCATGTATGCCACCCGGTCGGAGTTCGTGATCCAGCAGGCGGAAAGCCCGGCGGCCAGTGGCCTGGGCGGGCTGTTCTCCGGCACACAATTCGCCACCTCGCAGGATTCCATCGCGGTGCAGGGCTATCTGCAATCGCGCGATGCCATGCTGCGGCTGGATCAGGCGGTCGGGTTCCGGCGCCATTTCGCCGACCCGTCGGTCGATGCGCTGCAACGGCTGGAGGATCCGAAATCCATCGAAGCGGCCTACAAGATCTACAAGAAGAACGTCCTGATCTCGTATGACCAGACCGAAGGCATCATCAAGCTGGAGGTGTCGGCGCCCAGCCCCGACCTGTCCGCCGCCTGGAGCCGAGAACTGATCAAATATGCCGAGGAACAGGTGAACCACCTGTCCGAACGCCTGCGCACCGACCAGATGAGCGGGGCGCGCGACAGCTATGACGATGCCGAAGCCAAGCTGCTGGCCTCGCAACGCCGGGTGCTGGAATTGCAGGAAGCCAACAAGGTTCTGTCGAGCGAGGTGGAAATCACCCTGCTGTCCAGCCAGATTACCACGCTGGAAACCCAGCTGACCCAGGAACGCCTGGCGCTGGCGCAGATGCTGTCGAACCCCAACCCGAACCGCGCCCGGGTGGAACCCGTCCAGCGCCGCATCGCCACGCTGGAAGACGAAATCGCCAACCTGCGCGGCCGGCTGACCCAGGATGGCGCAGGCGGGCGATCGCTGGCCAAGGTGCAGTCGGAACTGCTGGTGGCCCAGGCCGATGTGCAGACGCGCCAGATGCTGCTGACGCAGGCCGCCCAGCAACTGGAAATCGCCCGGATCGAGGCGAACCGCCAGCAACGCTACCTGTCGCTGGCCGTGGCCCCGGTGGCGCCCGATGTGGCCAGCTATCCGCGCGCGTTCGAGAATACCACCGTTGCGCTGCTGATCTTTGCCGGGATCTATCTGATGATCGCGCTGACCGCCTCCATCCTGCGCGAACAGGTATCGAACTGA